The proteins below are encoded in one region of Nitrospirota bacterium:
- the infA gene encoding translation initiation factor IF-1 — protein sequence MSKEEAIEVQGTILENLPNAMFRVELENGQQILAYVSGKMRMHFIKILPGDKVTVELSPYDLTKGRITYRFK from the coding sequence ATGTCCAAAGAAGAGGCCATAGAGGTACAGGGAACGATTCTTGAAAACTTGCCGAACGCAATGTTCAGGGTTGAACTTGAAAATGGACAGCAGATATTAGCATACGTCTCTGGTAAGATGCGGATGCATTTTATCAAGATACTGCCCGGAGATAAGGTGACAGTAGAGCTTTCGCCATATGATCTCACGAAAGGCAGAATAACATACAGATTTAAATGA
- the rpmJ gene encoding 50S ribosomal protein L36: MKVRSSVKPICAKCKIIKRQGVVRVICSNPKHKQRQG, from the coding sequence ATGAAAGTAAGGTCGTCAGTAAAACCGATATGTGCGAAATGCAAGATTATAAAAAGACAGGGTGTGGTCAGGGTCATTTGCAGTAATCCCAAGCACAAGCAAAGACAGGGATAA
- the rpsM gene encoding 30S ribosomal protein S13, whose amino-acid sequence MRIAGVDLPNKERIEISLTRIFGIGRSMSRKILQETGIDLNKKAKDLTDEDGVKLRAIIDKDFKVEGDLRREIAMNIKRLQDIGSYRGLRHKSKLPVRGQRTKTNARTRKGPRKAVGSMKKKGV is encoded by the coding sequence GTGAGAATAGCAGGTGTAGATTTACCCAACAAAGAAAGGATTGAAATAAGCCTTACCAGGATATTCGGTATCGGCAGGAGCATGTCACGCAAGATTTTGCAGGAGACGGGAATAGACCTTAATAAAAAGGCAAAGGACCTCACTGATGAAGATGGCGTAAAGCTCAGGGCGATCATTGACAAGGATTTCAAAGTTGAAGGCGATTTAAGACGTGAAATCGCAATGAATATAAAAAGACTTCAGGACATCGGCAGTTACAGAGGACTCAGGCACAAGAGCAAATTACCTGTGAGAGGGCAGAGGACAAAGACAAACGCGCGCACACGTAAAGGCCCGAGGAAGGCTGTCGGCAGCATGAAGAAGAAGGGAGTATAA
- the rpsK gene encoding 30S ribosomal protein S11 yields MAQKKKKSTKREKKVVHTGEAYIQATFNNTIITITDQNGNVVTWSSAGAQGFKGSRKGTPYAAQIAADVAAKKAMGFGMRQVDVYVKGPGAGRESAIRALQAAGLEVNLIKDVTPVPHNGTKPPKRRRV; encoded by the coding sequence ATGGCCCAGAAGAAGAAAAAAAGCACTAAAAGAGAAAAAAAGGTTGTACATACCGGCGAAGCATATATACAGGCTACGTTTAATAATACCATCATCACAATTACCGATCAGAACGGCAATGTAGTAACATGGTCTTCGGCAGGAGCGCAGGGATTTAAGGGGTCCAGAAAAGGAACGCCGTATGCCGCGCAGATTGCTGCGGATGTCGCCGCCAAAAAGGCCATGGGTTTTGGAATGCGTCAGGTAGATGTATATGTTAAAGGTCCAGGCGCCGGGAGAGAATCGGCAATCAGGGCGCTTCAGGCGGCCGGTCTTGAGGTAAACCTTATCAAGGATGTTACCCCTGTTCCTCATAATGGTACAAAACCACCCAAAAGGAGAAGAGTATAG
- the rpsD gene encoding 30S ribosomal protein S4 translates to MARYREALCRLCRREGEKLYLKGDRCYTDKCGVERRKYAPGQHGQRKKKPSDYALQLREKQKAKEIYGVLESQFKGNFQIAERRKGVAGSNLLQVLECRLDNAVYRLGFAANRRQARQLVLHGHFTVNNKKVSIPSYQLRAGDIIGLKEASKKLSVIEENISKIERRGLPAWIEMDVNNLKGKILHAPSRDEIDLPVQEQLIVELYSK, encoded by the coding sequence GTGGCAAGGTATAGAGAAGCTCTATGCAGATTATGCAGAAGAGAAGGCGAGAAATTATATCTCAAAGGCGACAGATGTTATACAGATAAATGCGGAGTTGAAAGAAGGAAATACGCTCCCGGGCAGCACGGCCAGAGAAAGAAGAAACCGTCTGATTACGCGTTGCAGCTCAGGGAGAAACAGAAGGCAAAAGAGATTTACGGGGTGCTTGAAAGCCAGTTCAAGGGAAATTTCCAGATCGCGGAAAGAAGGAAGGGCGTTGCCGGAAGCAATCTCCTGCAGGTACTGGAATGCAGGCTTGACAACGCGGTATACCGTCTTGGTTTCGCAGCAAACCGCAGGCAGGCAAGACAGCTTGTATTACACGGGCATTTTACAGTAAATAATAAAAAGGTCAGCATCCCCTCTTATCAATTAAGAGCGGGTGATATAATTGGATTAAAGGAAGCGAGCAAGAAGCTTAGCGTGATAGAAGAAAATATTTCAAAGATTGAACGCAGGGGGTTGCCTGCCTGGATAGAGATGGACGTTAACAATCTTAAAGGCAAAATACTTCATGCTCCTTCAAGAGATGAGATTGATCTGCCTGTGCAGGAGCAGTTGATCGTAGAATTGTATTCAAAATAA
- a CDS encoding DNA-directed RNA polymerase subunit alpha, with protein sequence MDLKKKGFQLPENINFDSESLTNTYGKFYAEAFERGFGTTIGNALRRVLLSSIEGAAITSIRIPGVLHEFSTITGVKEDVVDVVLNVKQLRMKLHSNEPKVVTINVKGPREIKGKDIETGGQVEILNPEQHIATLEKNASLTMEFTVEKGKGYVTADRNKKADQPVDTMVIDSIFTPIKRVNFWIEGARVGRSTDYDKLVMEIWTDGSITPQNALTEASDILMEHLALFTFDIEEPEENPQLVTAEQSEGDPVSNVVDEFYYDTPAVASEQLLKSVEELELSVRSYNCLKNANIRTLAELVQKTEQEMLRTKNFGRKSLNEIKEIITQMGLHFNMRIDPEELQKLAKNKRVENAS encoded by the coding sequence ATGGATCTAAAAAAGAAAGGCTTTCAACTCCCAGAAAATATCAATTTTGATTCTGAGAGCCTTACAAATACATATGGTAAGTTTTACGCCGAGGCCTTTGAAAGAGGCTTTGGGACCACCATAGGAAACGCCCTGAGAAGGGTCCTGTTATCATCTATTGAGGGCGCGGCAATAACCTCGATACGCATTCCGGGCGTGCTGCATGAATTTTCCACGATCACGGGCGTGAAAGAAGATGTTGTCGACGTCGTGCTTAACGTGAAGCAGTTGAGAATGAAATTGCATTCCAATGAACCCAAAGTGGTCACAATTAATGTGAAAGGCCCGCGCGAAATTAAGGGAAAAGACATAGAGACCGGGGGACAGGTTGAGATACTGAACCCTGAACAGCACATTGCCACGCTGGAGAAGAATGCGAGCTTAACAATGGAGTTTACCGTAGAAAAAGGCAAAGGATATGTTACTGCCGACAGGAACAAAAAGGCTGATCAGCCGGTTGATACCATGGTAATAGATTCCATCTTTACCCCGATCAAGAGGGTAAATTTCTGGATAGAGGGCGCCAGGGTAGGCCGCTCAACGGATTATGACAAGCTGGTTATGGAGATATGGACTGACGGGAGCATCACTCCCCAGAACGCCTTGACAGAGGCATCCGACATTCTCATGGAACATCTCGCGCTCTTTACGTTTGATATAGAAGAACCTGAAGAGAACCCCCAACTGGTCACAGCGGAACAATCAGAAGGTGATCCGGTCAGTAACGTAGTGGATGAATTTTACTATGACACGCCCGCTGTGGCAAGTGAACAGCTTCTTAAAAGCGTTGAAGAGCTTGAGCTTTCAGTGCGTTCATATAACTGTCTGAAAAACGCAAATATCCGCACGCTCGCCGAGCTGGTGCAGAAGACCGAGCAGGAGATGCTGAGGACCAAAAACTTCGGACGCAAATCTTTAAATGAGATAAAAGAAATCATAACTCAAATGGGACTGCATTTTAATATGAGGATAGATCCTGAAGAGCTTCAGAAATTAGCAAAGAACAAGAGGGTAGAAAATGCGTCATAA
- the rplQ gene encoding 50S ribosomal protein L17 produces the protein MRHKVAGRGFGRNANQRKALLRGLVTSLIEHLKIETTVAKAKEARRLAERVITFSKKGDLHSRRLALSHIPNNKIITKLFNEIAPKITRTSGYLRVVKTRFRAGDNSDMAILEFVDYDLLKPEKKEEKKEARKEAKKEVKKENKEEKTEVKKEKKKAKTAKKEVKE, from the coding sequence ATGCGTCATAAAGTTGCAGGTAGAGGATTCGGCAGAAACGCAAACCAGAGGAAGGCCCTTTTACGCGGGCTTGTCACATCGTTGATTGAACACCTGAAGATAGAGACAACCGTTGCAAAGGCGAAGGAAGCGAGAAGACTGGCGGAGCGCGTGATCACTTTCAGTAAGAAAGGCGACCTGCATTCAAGAAGGCTGGCGCTTTCTCACATTCCCAACAATAAGATAATCACAAAACTCTTCAACGAGATCGCCCCGAAGATAACAAGGACCAGCGGTTATCTCCGCGTTGTAAAAACACGCTTCCGCGCAGGTGATAACTCCGACATGGCAATACTTGAGTTTGTCGATTATGATCTGCTGAAGCCGGAGAAAAAAGAAGAAAAGAAAGAGGCCAGGAAAGAAGCAAAAAAAGAAGTTAAGAAGGAAAATAAAGAAGAGAAGACCGAAGTAAAAAAGGAAAAGAAGAAGGCAAAGACAGCAAAGAAAGAAGTCAAAGAATAA
- a CDS encoding ATP-binding cassette domain-containing protein → MQKPNAIEVSGLTKKFGELAAVNDVSFTVTEGEFFGFLGPNGAGKTTLIRILTTLIKPTSGKAVVSCCDVSEKPDSVRQRIGVVPQAMTSDMDLTGYENMDIYGRFYSIPKKERKEKIKYLLDLVGLTSRAGDLVATFSGGMKRRLEIARALVHTPDILFLDEPTIGLDPQSRRVVWEFLEKFRKKDSLTIMLSTHYMEEAESLCDRVAIIDAGKIIALDSPDNLKAQIPGNDIISLTLSDTSRLDEINNILTGIQFVHKIKVDGETLRIYVDNGAQNLTSLIDAVKGAGGTVSSVGIHQQSLEDAFIHFTGKSIREEEAKKVSFLIGAGVPQKLGR, encoded by the coding sequence ATGCAAAAGCCAAATGCCATAGAGGTTTCGGGGCTTACGAAGAAGTTCGGTGAGCTTGCGGCTGTTAATGACGTGAGCTTCACGGTTACAGAGGGCGAGTTCTTCGGCTTTCTCGGCCCTAACGGCGCGGGGAAAACGACCCTCATCAGGATCCTCACGACACTGATTAAACCCACAAGCGGAAAGGCCGTTGTCTCTTGCTGTGACGTGTCTGAAAAGCCTGATAGTGTCAGGCAGAGAATAGGCGTTGTGCCGCAGGCGATGACCAGCGATATGGACCTTACAGGGTATGAGAACATGGACATCTACGGCCGCTTTTACAGCATTCCCAAAAAAGAGAGGAAAGAGAAGATCAAATACCTGCTCGACCTTGTCGGGCTTACAAGCAGGGCAGGCGACCTTGTTGCAACTTTTTCCGGCGGCATGAAGAGGAGGCTTGAGATCGCGCGAGCGCTTGTTCACACGCCTGACATCTTGTTTCTTGACGAGCCCACAATAGGACTGGACCCGCAGAGCAGGCGGGTTGTCTGGGAATTCCTTGAGAAGTTCAGAAAAAAAGATTCCCTCACCATAATGCTCAGCACTCATTACATGGAGGAAGCTGAGAGCCTGTGCGACAGGGTGGCCATCATTGACGCGGGCAAAATAATAGCTTTGGATTCTCCCGATAATCTCAAGGCCCAAATCCCCGGCAACGATATCATTTCACTTACGCTGTCTGATACTTCGAGATTAGATGAAATTAATAATATATTAACGGGCATCCAGTTCGTGCATAAAATAAAAGTGGATGGCGAGACGCTGCGCATTTACGTAGACAACGGCGCGCAGAATCTTACTTCTCTCATTGATGCAGTCAAAGGGGCCGGTGGGACAGTCAGTTCCGTAGGCATACATCAGCAGTCCCTTGAGGACGCCTTCATTCATTTTACTGGCAAGTCAATACGCGAGGAAGAGGCAAAGAAGGTGAGCTTCCTCATCGGCGCAGGAGTGCCTCAGAAGCTGGGAAGATGA
- a CDS encoding ABC transporter permease produces the protein MIKLLAVIERDIKKFWRNPVVIMISLVMPLLYLVILGNSFQGKFKGLPVAVVNRDPGTYSNRVIENLRALEAGPKTISIFQLNDEGRAVEGVRNGQYKAALIIPPDFSKRVVLDKKPEVGLFIDNTDNISAETIRNAVGGTMKFIRQQYVPVRERPGEIYTRNIDLYSLVDYYQSLVPGVVIMAIFLGTMTAGVFNLVMDKFLGINESYLLTPLSRGTIVTGLIISGLTITTITALTVFGVSMLITGIPFLRGLDQGISILIVVILTTLALLSMMFLFLGRASHPRVVGLFSGFMNVIFFFPSGAVYPIESFPNWLKAFSKINPEAYAVHALKSILFKNAGLMIVFGDIMFLLGFTTLMMVLAIVTFKRTL, from the coding sequence ATGATAAAACTGCTTGCGGTAATTGAGCGCGACATTAAAAAATTCTGGCGCAATCCTGTTGTTATCATGATAAGCCTGGTAATGCCGCTGTTGTATCTTGTTATCCTCGGCAATTCATTTCAGGGCAAATTCAAGGGCCTTCCGGTAGCCGTTGTAAACAGGGATCCAGGCACATACTCAAACCGCGTGATTGAAAATCTAAGGGCGCTTGAGGCAGGGCCCAAGACAATTTCCATTTTCCAGTTAAATGACGAGGGCAGGGCGGTTGAAGGGGTAAGGAACGGGCAGTACAAGGCGGCGCTGATCATACCGCCGGATTTTTCAAAAAGGGTTGTGCTCGATAAAAAACCTGAAGTGGGTTTATTCATAGACAACACGGACAACATCTCCGCCGAGACGATAAGGAATGCTGTTGGCGGGACCATGAAATTTATCAGGCAGCAATACGTGCCGGTCAGGGAGAGGCCGGGTGAGATATACACCAGGAACATAGACTTGTACAGCCTGGTTGATTACTATCAGTCGCTCGTCCCCGGCGTTGTGATCATGGCTATATTTCTCGGCACAATGACCGCGGGCGTGTTCAATCTCGTGATGGATAAATTCCTCGGCATCAATGAGAGCTATCTGCTTACCCCGTTATCGCGCGGCACAATCGTGACGGGACTGATCATCAGCGGCCTGACGATCACTACAATAACTGCCCTTACTGTCTTTGGAGTTAGTATGCTGATAACCGGCATCCCTTTCTTAAGGGGATTGGACCAGGGAATATCCATACTCATTGTTGTCATACTGACGACCCTCGCGCTTTTAAGCATGATGTTTTTGTTTTTGGGAAGGGCCAGTCATCCGAGGGTTGTCGGGCTGTTCAGCGGTTTTATGAACGTCATATTCTTTTTCCCAAGCGGCGCGGTATATCCCATTGAGAGCTTTCCCAACTGGCTCAAGGCCTTCTCAAAGATAAACCCCGAGGCGTACGCGGTGCACGCCCTGAAGTCGATCCTGTTTAAAAACGCGGGGCTTATGATCGTCTTTGGCGACATAATGTTCCTGCTTGGCTTTACAACTCTGATGATGGTCCTTGCGATAGTGACTTTCAAGAGGACGCTGTAG
- a CDS encoding metallopeptidase family protein: MSYSVSREHFEKLAEEALKTLPEEYRKYFVNITIMIEDYPGEDDIKKLNTRKHGLLGLFSGVPYTKKGGFFDIPYPLPDRIMLFQKNIESICSNEDQLVDQIRKTLVHEIGHYFGFSEKELREYEK, translated from the coding sequence ATGTCCTACAGTGTAAGCAGAGAACATTTTGAGAAGCTTGCGGAAGAGGCGTTGAAGACATTGCCGGAGGAGTACAGGAAGTATTTTGTAAATATCACGATCATGATCGAAGATTATCCCGGCGAGGATGATATCAAAAAGCTGAATACGAGAAAGCACGGCCTGTTGGGGCTTTTCAGCGGCGTGCCTTATACAAAGAAGGGAGGGTTCTTTGATATTCCCTATCCCCTTCCCGACAGGATAATGCTCTTCCAGAAGAACATCGAAAGCATCTGTTCTAATGAAGACCAGCTTGTTGATCAGATACGAAAGACACTCGTGCATGAGATAGGGCACTACTTCGGCTTCTCAGAAAAGGAATTGAGGGAATATGAGAAATAA